From one Rhodamnia argentea isolate NSW1041297 chromosome 1, ASM2092103v1, whole genome shotgun sequence genomic stretch:
- the LOC115748692 gene encoding methylecgonone reductase-like isoform X3, whose amino-acid sequence MSDVVVPEVVLSSGTRMPLIGMGGATTPLPPPDVLTSIFLDAIEFGYHHFDTAAYYGSEEALGRAVAEALDQGLVKSRGDIFITTKLWCTDAHPDLVLPALKKSLQRLGLEYVDLYLIHWPVRLKEGTEGFDFKGKILPFDAKGTWEAMEECSKLGLAKSIGVSNFGTKKLSQLLSHATIPPAVNQVEMNAAWRQEKLRGYCREKGIQVSAWSPLGANGAAWGSLAVVDSPVLKEIAIAKGKSVAQVALRWVYEQGACVIAKSFNKERMKENLQILEWGLSQEDSDKIKLQIPQRRGCPSDMFISEEGPYKSLDELWDGDA is encoded by the exons ATGTCCGACGTCGTGGTCCCAGAAGTGGTGCTGAGCTCGGGCACGAGGATGCCGCTGATCGGGATGGGTGGGGCCACAACGCCCCTGCCGCCACCCGACGTGCTGACATCGATATTCCTCGACGCCATTGAATTCGGGTACCACCACTTCGACACGGCGGCATACTACGGCTCCGAAGAGGCACTCGGCCGAGCGGTTGCCGAAGCCCTGGACCAAGGACTCGTCAAGAGCCGGGGCGACATCTTCATCACCACCAAGCTCTGGTGCACCGACGCTCATCCGGATCTTGTTCTTCCCGCTCTCAAGAAGTCCCTCCA GAGGCTAGGGTTAGAGTATGTGGATCTGTATCTGATACACTGGCCAGTGAGACTGAAGGAAGGAACAGAAGGGTTCGATTTCAAGGGCAAAATATTGCCCTTTGACGCGAAAGGGACATGGGAAGCCATGGAAGAGTGCTCCAAGCTGGGCTTAGCCAAATCCATTGGAGTCAGCAACTTTGGCACCAAGAAGCTCTCTCAACTCCTCTCGCACGCCACCATCCCTCCTGCTGTTAATCAG GTGGAGATGAACGCGGCATGGCGACAAGAGAAGCTAAGAGGATATTGCAGAGAGAAGGGAATACAGGTGAGCGCATGGTCTCCTTTGGGAGCCAACGGAGCAGCTTGGGGTTCATTAGCGGTTGTGGATAGTCCCGTGCTCAAGGAGATTGCcattgccaaaggaaagtctgtGGCTCAG GTTGCACTGAGATGGGTATATGAGCAAGGGGCGTGCGTGATCGCGAAGAGCTTCAACAAGGAGAGGATGAAGGAGAACCTGCAAATCTTAGAATGGGGACTTAGCCAGGAGGATTCAGACAAGATCAAGCTTCAGATTCCGCAGAGAAGAGGATGTCCTAGTGACATGTTCATTTCTGAGGAGGGGCCTTACAAATCATTGGATGAGCTCTGGGATGGTGATGCTTGA
- the LOC115748691 gene encoding uncharacterized protein LOC115748691 isoform X1: MAAASASALAPAIHFPSPVAAKTTKPALSVLVLPARRVSAGLGVSCAARMAISNDGRSTGGYDPELRLVLELATDSELYELERILFGPSYFSPLLKSITNKADVDYAMIGEDLEEREDFVAALESRFLYLAADARSVLRGWRPSYRSVLLSVRKRLNIPCSTKLSTEDLEAEIFLQLLQDFSIEESKTSLPMWESSATSDVQDSLELGFDEQKVQDFAASKFGASELRSLIFKGGGLVTLAKIYQLIARRLSGKVLLEAANYQIRKEVIKKGGQLAAINLESRAALLVAKKGFAGAASRYLGLRSMMSLLGPMLWGTFLADMVIQMLGTDYARILRAIFAFAQIRIMRTYRVPADVE; this comes from the exons ATGGCCGCCGCTTCGGCTTCCGCTCTCGCTCCGGCCATTCACTTCCCGTCCCCGGTCGCCGCGAAGACCACCAAGCCCGCACTCTCC gttttagTGTTGCCTGCTCGCAGGGTCAGCGCCGGCCTAGGGGTTTCATGCGCTGCCCGCATGGCTATCTCGAACGATGGGCGGAGTACG GGCGGGTATGATCCGGAGTTGCGATTGGTGCTTGAACTGGCCACGGACTCCGAGCTGTATGAGCTTGAGAGAATCCTTTTTGGCCCGAG CTACTTTAGTCCACTATTGAAATCAATAACGAATAAGGCAGATGTGGACTATGCAATGATTGGAGAAGATCTTGAAGAGAGGGAGGATTTTGTAGCGGCTCTCGAGTCACGTTTCCTGTATCTTGCAGCTGATGCTCGTTCTGTGTTAAG AGGTTGGAGGCCTTCATACAGGAGTGTCTTGCTTTCTGTGAGGAAAAGGTTGAACATTCCTTGCTCAACTAAACTTTCAACCGAGGACCTAGAAGCTGAAATCTTTCTACAACTGTTGCAAGATTTCTCGAT TGAAGAATCTAAAACTTCTCTGCCCATGTGGGAATCCTCTGCAACTTCTGATGTGCAAGATAGCCTAGAACTTGGATTTGATGAACAAAAGGTCCAAGATTTTGCAGCTTCAAAATTTGGGGCAAGTGAACTCCGTTCGCTGATTTTTAAG GGGGGAGGTTTGGTTACTTTGGCAAAGATATATCAGCTG ATTGCAAGAAGATTATCGGGGAAAGTCCTCTTAGAAGCTGCTAACTATCAGATAAGGAAGGAAGTTATCAAGAAA GGTGGACAGTTGGCTGCGATAAATCTTGAATCTCGTGCGGCCTTGCTTGTTGCAAAGAAG GGTTTTGCTGGTGCTGCATCAAGATATCTGGGTTTGAGGAGCATGATGTCATTGCTTGGTCCAAT GCTGTGGGGAACTTTTCTTGCTGATATGGTCATTCAAATGCTCGGGACTGATTATGCTAGAATTTTGCGAGCAATTTTCGCCTTTGCACAG ATCCGTATAATGCGGACATATAGAGTACCTGCCGATGTTGAGTGA
- the LOC115748692 gene encoding methylecgonone reductase-like isoform X1: MSDVVVPEVVLSSGTRMPLIGMGGATTPLPPPDVLTSIFLDAIEFGYHHFDTAAYYGSEEALGRAVAEALDQGLVKSRGDIFITTKLWCTDAHPDLVLPALKKSLQRLGLEYVDLYLIHWPVRVKEGTPGFDFKGKMLPFDMRGTWEAMEECSKLGLAKAIGVSNFGTKKLSQLLMHATIPPAVNQVEMNVGWQQEKLRAYCREKGIHVSAWSPLGASGAPWGSSVVVESPVLKEIGMAKGKTVAQVALRWVYEQGASVIVKSFNKERMKENLQILDWELSQEDSDKIKLQIPQRRGYSGGMFVFEDGPYKSLDELWDGDV, translated from the exons ATGTCCGACGTCGTGGTCCCAGAAGTGGTGCTGAGCTCGGGCACGAGGATGCCGCTGATCGGGATGGGTGGGGCCACAACGCCCCTGCCGCCACCCGACGTGCTGACATCGATATTCCTCGACGCCATTGAATTCGGGTACCACCACTTCGACACGGCGGCATACTACGGCTCCGAAGAGGCACTCGGCCGAGCGGTTGCCGAAGCCCTGGACCAAGGACTCGTCAAGAGCCGGGGCGACATCTTCATCACCACCAAGCTCTGGTGCACCGACGCTCATCCGGATCTTGTTCTTCCCGCTCTCAAGAAGTCCCTCCA GAGGCTCGGGTTAGAGTATGTGGACCTGTATCTAATCCACTGGCCAGTGAGAGTGAAGGAAGGAACCCCAGGGTTCGATTTCAAAGGCAAAATGTTGCCATTTGACATGAGAGGCACATGGGAGGCCATGGAAGAGTGCTCCAAGCTGGGCTTGGCCAAGGCCATTGGCGTCAGCAATTTTGGAACCAAGAAGCTCTCTCAACTCCTCATGCACGCCACAATTCCTCCTGCTGTTAACCAG GTGGAGATGAATGTGGGATGGCAACAAGAGAAGCTGAGGGCATATTGCAGAGAGAAGGGAATACATGTGAGTGCCTGGTCCCCATTGGGCGCGAGTGGAGCTCCTTGGGGTTCATCAGTAGTTGTGGAGAGTCCTGTACTTAAGGAGATTGGTATGGCCAAAGGAAAGACCGTGGCTCAG GTTGCACTGAGGTGGGTATATGAGCAAGGGGCAAGTGTGATAGTGAAGAGCTTCAACAAAGAGAGAATGAAAGAGAACCTGCAAATCTTGGATTGGGAACTAAGCCAAGAGGATTCAGACAAGATCAAGCTTCAGATCCCACAGAGACGAGGATATTCTGGTGGTATGTTTGTTTTCGAAGATGGACCTTACAAGTCATTAGACGAGCTCTGGGATGGAGATGTTTAA
- the LOC115748691 gene encoding uncharacterized protein LOC115748691 isoform X2, whose protein sequence is MAAASASALAPAIHFPSPVAAKTTKPALSVLVLPARRVSAGLGVSCAARMAISNDGRSGYDPELRLVLELATDSELYELERILFGPSYFSPLLKSITNKADVDYAMIGEDLEEREDFVAALESRFLYLAADARSVLRGWRPSYRSVLLSVRKRLNIPCSTKLSTEDLEAEIFLQLLQDFSIEESKTSLPMWESSATSDVQDSLELGFDEQKVQDFAASKFGASELRSLIFKGGGLVTLAKIYQLIARRLSGKVLLEAANYQIRKEVIKKGGQLAAINLESRAALLVAKKGFAGAASRYLGLRSMMSLLGPMLWGTFLADMVIQMLGTDYARILRAIFAFAQIRIMRTYRVPADVE, encoded by the exons ATGGCCGCCGCTTCGGCTTCCGCTCTCGCTCCGGCCATTCACTTCCCGTCCCCGGTCGCCGCGAAGACCACCAAGCCCGCACTCTCC gttttagTGTTGCCTGCTCGCAGGGTCAGCGCCGGCCTAGGGGTTTCATGCGCTGCCCGCATGGCTATCTCGAACGATGGGCGGA GCGGGTATGATCCGGAGTTGCGATTGGTGCTTGAACTGGCCACGGACTCCGAGCTGTATGAGCTTGAGAGAATCCTTTTTGGCCCGAG CTACTTTAGTCCACTATTGAAATCAATAACGAATAAGGCAGATGTGGACTATGCAATGATTGGAGAAGATCTTGAAGAGAGGGAGGATTTTGTAGCGGCTCTCGAGTCACGTTTCCTGTATCTTGCAGCTGATGCTCGTTCTGTGTTAAG AGGTTGGAGGCCTTCATACAGGAGTGTCTTGCTTTCTGTGAGGAAAAGGTTGAACATTCCTTGCTCAACTAAACTTTCAACCGAGGACCTAGAAGCTGAAATCTTTCTACAACTGTTGCAAGATTTCTCGAT TGAAGAATCTAAAACTTCTCTGCCCATGTGGGAATCCTCTGCAACTTCTGATGTGCAAGATAGCCTAGAACTTGGATTTGATGAACAAAAGGTCCAAGATTTTGCAGCTTCAAAATTTGGGGCAAGTGAACTCCGTTCGCTGATTTTTAAG GGGGGAGGTTTGGTTACTTTGGCAAAGATATATCAGCTG ATTGCAAGAAGATTATCGGGGAAAGTCCTCTTAGAAGCTGCTAACTATCAGATAAGGAAGGAAGTTATCAAGAAA GGTGGACAGTTGGCTGCGATAAATCTTGAATCTCGTGCGGCCTTGCTTGTTGCAAAGAAG GGTTTTGCTGGTGCTGCATCAAGATATCTGGGTTTGAGGAGCATGATGTCATTGCTTGGTCCAAT GCTGTGGGGAACTTTTCTTGCTGATATGGTCATTCAAATGCTCGGGACTGATTATGCTAGAATTTTGCGAGCAATTTTCGCCTTTGCACAG ATCCGTATAATGCGGACATATAGAGTACCTGCCGATGTTGAGTGA
- the LOC115748690 gene encoding transmembrane 9 superfamily member 2-like: protein MGMPMAVVLVAVLIASFSSPARSDGSDHRYKEGEPVPLYANKVGPFHNPSETYRYFDLPFCIPAHLKEKKEALGEVLNGDRLVSAPYKLDFMKDKESEVICKKTLSKEEVARFRSAVIKDYYFQMYYDDLPIWGFIGKVDKEGKDPSEYKYFLYKHIHFDIFYNKDRVIEINVRTDPNALVDLTEDKETHVEFMYTVKWKETKTPFEKRMDKYSQSSSLPHHLEIHWFSIINSCVTVLLLTGFLATILMRVLKNDFVKYAHDEESAEDAEETGWKYIHGDVFRYPRFKSLFSAALGSGTQLFTLTVFIFILALVGVFYPYNRGALFTALVVIYALTSGIAGYTATSFYCQLEGTNWVRNLLLTGCLFCGPLFLTFCFLNTVAIAYTATAALPFGTIVVIVLIWTLVTSPLLVLGGIAGKNSKAEFQAPCRTTKYPREIPSLPWYRGTIPQMAMAGFLPFSAIYIELYYIFASVWGHRIYTIYSILFIVFIILVIVTAFITVALTYFQLAAEDHEWWWRSFLCGGSTGLFIYAYCLYYYYARSDMSGFMQTSFFFGYMACICYGFFLMLGTVGFRAALLFVRHIYRSIKCE from the exons ATGGGGATGCCAATGGCGGTGGTGCTCGTCGCCGTCCTGATTGCCTCGTTCAGTTCTCCTGCGAGATCGGACGGTTCCGATCACCGGTACAAGGAGGGAGAGCCGGTCCCTCTCTACGCCAACAAGGTCGGGCCGTTTCACAATCCCAG TGAAACTTACCGCTATTTCGATCTTCCATTCTGCATTCCGG ctcatttgaaagagaaaaaggaggcCCTTGGTGAAGTACTAAATGGGGATCGCCTTGTCAGTGCACCCTACAAGCTAGACTTCATGAAGGATAAGGAGTCTGAGGTCATTTGCAAGAAAACACTCTCAAAAGAAGAAGTAGCACGGTTCAGATCTGCAGTCATCAAGGACTATTACTTTCAGATGTATTATGATGACTTGCCAATCTGGGGTTTCATAGGGAAAGTTGACAAGGAAGGAAAAGATCCCAGCGAGTACAAGTACTTCCTTTACAAGCATAttcattttgacattttttacaaCAAGGACCGTGTTATTGAGATCAATGTCCGAACAGACCCTAATGCCCTTGTAGACCTTACAGAAGATAAAGAAACTCATGTTGAATTCATGTATACGGTCAAGTGGAAAGAGACCAAGACTCCTTTTGAGAAGAGGATGGATAAGTACTCGCAATCATCTTCTCTACCTCATCATCTAGAGATTCACTGGTTTTCAATTATAAATTCATGCGTGACTGTGCTTCTGTTGACTGGATTTCTTGCCACAATACTCATGCGAGTTCTCAAGAATGATTTCGTCAA ATATGCCCATGATGAAGAATCAGCTGAAGATGCTGAGGAGACTGGATGGAAGTACATACACGGAGATGTATTCAGGTACCCGAGATTCAAGTCTCTGTTTTCAGCTGCACTTGGTTCTGGTACCCAGCTGTTTACTCT CACTGTGTTCATCTTTATTCTGGCATTAGTCGGTGTATTTTATCCTTACAACCGAGGGGCTCTGTTTACTGCACTGGTTGTTATTTATGCACTGACATCTGGAATTGCTGGCTACACTGCTACCTCATTTTATTGTCAGCTGGAAGGAACTAACTGG GTTAGGAATTTATTGTTGACCGGATGCCTTTTCTGTGGGCCTCTCTTCCTCACGTTCTGCTTCCTAAACACTGTTGCAATTGCTTATACAGCTACAGCTGCTCTTCCATTTGGCACAATCGTGGTGATAGTCCTCATATGGACACTTGTGACATCGCCTTTGCTGGTATTAGGTGGGATCGCTGGGAAGAACAGCAAAGCTGAGTTCCAGGCTCCTTGCCGAACCACCAAATATCCCAGAGAGATTCCATCATTGCCATGGTATAGGGGGACGATCCCTCAGATGGCAATGGCGGGATTCTTACCATTCAGTGCCATATACATTGAACTTTATTATATCTTTGCCAGTGTTTGGGGTCATAGGATCTACACTATATACAGCATCTTGTTCATTGTCTTTATTATTCTCGTGATAGTCACTGCTTTCATCACTGTGGCATTGACATACTTCCAACTCGCTGCTGAAGACCATGAATGGTGGTGGAG ATCTTTTCTCTGCGGTGGATCAACTGGCTTGTTTATCTATGCCTATTGCCTCTACTACTATTATGCAAGATCTGACATGTCCGGCTTCATGCAAACTTCGTTCTTCTTCGGCTACATGGCGTGCATCTGCTATGGATTCTTCCTCATGCTGGGAACAGTAGGTTTCCGCGCGGCTTTGCTCTTTGTGCGCCACATATACCGCTCCATCAAGTGCGAGTAG
- the LOC115748692 gene encoding methylecgonone reductase-like isoform X2 translates to MHDVVVPEVVLSSGARMPLISMGCAASPRPPTDVLTSILLEAIEVGYRHFDTASLYGTEEAVGRAVAEALERGLVESRDQIFITTKLWCTDAHPDLVLPALKKSLQRLGLEYVDLYLIHWPVRLKEGTEGFDFKGKILPFDAKGTWEAMEECSKLGLAKSIGVSNFGTKKLSQLLSHATIPPAVNQVEMNAAWRQEKLRGYCREKGIQVSAWSPLGANGAAWGSLAVVDSPVLKEIAIAKGKSVAQVALRWVYEQGACVIAKSFNKERMKENLQILEWGLSQEDSDKIKLQIPQRRGCPSDMFISEEGPYKSLDELWDGDA, encoded by the exons ATGCACGACGTCGTAGTCCCGGAAGTGGTGCTGAGCTCGGGCGCGAGAATGCCTCTCATCAGCATGGGCTGCGCAGCGAGCCCTCGGCCGCCGACGGACGTCTTGACTTCCATACTCCTGGAGGCCATCGAAGTCGGGTACCGCCACTTCGACACCGCGTCGCTGTACGGCACCGAGGAGGCGGTCGGCCGAGCCGTGGCCGAGGCCCTGGAGCGGGGTCTCGTCGAGAGCCGCGACCAGATCTTCATCACCACCAAGCTCTGGTGCACCGACGCCCATCCCGATCTCGTTCTTCCCGCCCTGAAGAAGTCTCTCCA GAGGCTAGGGTTAGAGTATGTGGATCTGTATCTGATACACTGGCCAGTGAGACTGAAGGAAGGAACAGAAGGGTTCGATTTCAAGGGCAAAATATTGCCCTTTGACGCGAAAGGGACATGGGAAGCCATGGAAGAGTGCTCCAAGCTGGGCTTAGCCAAATCCATTGGAGTCAGCAACTTTGGCACCAAGAAGCTCTCTCAACTCCTCTCGCACGCCACCATCCCTCCTGCTGTTAATCAG GTGGAGATGAACGCGGCATGGCGACAAGAGAAGCTAAGAGGATATTGCAGAGAGAAGGGAATACAGGTGAGCGCATGGTCTCCTTTGGGAGCCAACGGAGCAGCTTGGGGTTCATTAGCGGTTGTGGATAGTCCCGTGCTCAAGGAGATTGCcattgccaaaggaaagtctgtGGCTCAG GTTGCACTGAGATGGGTATATGAGCAAGGGGCGTGCGTGATCGCGAAGAGCTTCAACAAGGAGAGGATGAAGGAGAACCTGCAAATCTTAGAATGGGGACTTAGCCAGGAGGATTCAGACAAGATCAAGCTTCAGATTCCGCAGAGAAGAGGATGTCCTAGTGACATGTTCATTTCTGAGGAGGGGCCTTACAAATCATTGGATGAGCTCTGGGATGGTGATGCTTGA
- the LOC115748763 gene encoding methylecgonone reductase-like, producing MEECSKLGLAKSIGVSNIGTKKLSDLLLHATIPPAVNRVEMNAAWQQEKLRGYCREKGIQVSAWSPLRATGAAWGSLAVMESPVLKEVALISSASILQIALRWIYEQGACVIVKSFEKERMKENLQILEWGLSEEDSENIELQIPQKRGCASDMSIFEEGPYRSLDELWDGDA from the exons ATGGAAGAGTGCTCCAAGCTGGGCTTAGCCAAATCCATTGGTGTCAGCAACATCGGCACCAAGAAGCTCTCTGATCTCCTCTTGCACGCCACTATCCCTCCTGCTGTTAATCGG GTGGAGATGAATGCGGCATGGCAACAAGAGAAGCTGAGAGGATATTGCAGAGAAAAAGGAATACAGGTGAGCGCATGGTCTCCTTTGCGAGCGACTGGAGCTGCTTGGGGTTCATTAGCAGTCATGGAGAGTCCTGTGCTCAAAGa gGTAGCCCTTATATCAAGTGCCAGCATACTACAAA TTGCGCTGAGATGGATATATGAGCAAGGGGCATGCGTGATAGTGAAGAGCTTCGAGAAGGAGAGGATGAAGGAGAACCTGCAAATCTTAGAATGGGGACTTAGCGAGGAGGATTCGGAAAATATCGAGCTTCAGATTCCACAGAAAAGAGGATGTGCTAGTGACATGTCCATCTTTGAGGAGGGGCCTTACAGATCGTTGGATGAGCTCTGGGATGGCGATGCTTGA